Within the Gordonia westfalica genome, the region GCGGGCGGTCGCGCTGGGTCAGGGATTGGCCGAGAAACCCGGGACTCCGCGTCGAGCGCCGCTGTACGAGTTGTTCACCGGGCAACGGGGACACACCGCCGGACGGTTGGCGGGCGCCATCGCCTCCGGTCACGCGTCCGACGGCGCGAGTCTGGCGCGCGCCGCGAAGGTCTCACCCAACACGGCGAACAAGGTGACGAGTCACTACCTGGGTCCGATCATCTCCGAGCGCGGTGAAGAACCCGCATCCTCGCCCATGACGCAGGCCGCCGTCTACCGCTGGTGCGGCCTGCATGCGCGGTACCTGATCAGCTGGTGCCGACGGAACGGGCACTCGGACGTGCTCGGTCTGATGCCGTCCTGACCGAACACCGGTCGTGGAACCACTCGAGGATCTCCACGCCGGCGAGAGCCCCCGTCGCGGCGGTGACGTCGAGGCCGGGCGCTGACCAACCGAGGAGCTCCAGCTCGCCGTGCCGGGGCCTGATCGCGTGGTCCGCGGCCGACAGGAGGTCCGTGTCGAGCCATCCGTCGCCGGCCGCACACAGCTTGGCGTCGGCGGGAACGGTGCCATCGTCGACGAGCCGACGACGCACCTCGGCGATTGCCGCGGACTTCGTGACCGACCGGGGCGTCGCGTAGATCTTGCGACCCTGCTGCGACGCCGTCCAGCCGCGCGCTGCACACCAGTCCTGCCACGAGGGGAGGAACTCATCCGGTTGGGCCGCCGGTTCGACGACGAGGTAGCAGAACAGGTCGTCGGCGATCCGCAGCGACCGGACCCAGGAATCGTCGACGCGGGCGCGCAGTTCGGTGAGCACCTCGTCGAGGCCCGCGCCCGACGCGGACACCACACGTTCGATCTTCCGGCGCCAGTCCGGGTCGTCGGTTCCGTCGACGAGGATGCGGCCGCCGTTGCTCGCCACCGCGTACCGGAACGGGCCGCCCGGGAGCGCGATCCGCTCGTACTGCGCCGGCGTCCGGGTGGTCGTCGGGATCACCAGGACCTCGTCGGCAAGGCGGGAGAGGAGCTCGACGGCGGTGGTGGTCATGTAGGACAGCGGTGCGTCGCGATAGATCTCGACGCAGACGGTGTCGAGGGCGGCGAACTGAGCGTCGCCCATGGCGGCCTGCGAGTAGATCATCGTCCGGTCCAGGTCGGTGGCGACGAGCACGCTCACGCGTCCTCCTTGATCAGGCCGACACACGAGTAGGCGAGGCCGGGTGAGACCTCCACCGGCACTCCGCGTTCGGCCGCGAGCAGCCGGATGTGGCGGTGTTCGGGCAGGTCGTCGTCGCGGACCAGGATTCGCCACGGGACGCGGCGCAACAGCACGCGGGTCGTCTCGCCGACGCCTGGCTTCACCAGGTTGATCGACGACAGTCCGTAGTCGAGTTGGATCTGTTCGACCGAGCGCCAGCCCGACCATGTCGGTGTCCGCTCCTCAGGCGTCATGACCGCCAGGGCGGCGCGGACCCGGTCGGCGACGGCGGGGAACTCGGCGCTCACCGCGTCGAGCAGTCGGCCGGAGACATCGAACTCCGCCAGGTCCCGATAGAACTTGGCGCCGTGGAACTCTCCCGGACCGATGTGGTCGGCGTTGAGGATCGTGCGCGACACCAGACCCGAGACGGTCGAGTTCAGGCATGCCGAGGCGATGAGGAAGTCGTCGCGGGTGCCGAACAGCGTGGTACACGAACCGGGGTCGGCGAGCACGGCCAGCTCGTCGTGCAGCAGTGGGCGTTCGGGGAGTCGCGCGTACTCGGCCAGCGCCGCGGTCAGTTCGCGCTGGATCGCGCCCTTCCCGGTCCACCCGTCGACGAACACGATCGACTCGGCGGGGTGACTCGCCACGATGTGATCCAGTGCGACCGTGTCGATCCCGCGGTCGCGCACGATCGAGATCGTGTAGTGCTGCGGCTCGATCCCGTGGACCGTCTGCATCCACCGGCGGATCAGGATGCCGACGGGAGTGCCGGCTCGGGCGAGCGATACCAGAGTGGGCGATGAATGACGTTCGGCGAGAATCAGTTCCGAGACGACGCCGACGGCCTCGGCGAGTCGCTGCGCCGACGACCCAAGGGTCGCGTGGAAGAGGTCCTGATACTCGCGACCGGGTTGGTATTCGATCGGCAGGGATTCGGCGTAATGCGCCTTACCCGACTGGATCCGACGCTCCCGCTCGTGCAGGTCGCCTTCGAGGGCGATGTCGGACAGGTCCTTGAGCAGCCATGTCACCTCCTCGGGTGCGTAGGAACCGAAGTGCGGACCCTGCAGCGGGGGCGTGGACGCGGTCATCGCGCAGACTCCTCTCGGAAGGCTCGCAGCTGCGCCTGGTCGGTCGCCGGAAGCACCGCGAGCGTCACCGGATGACCGGCCGCGGTGAGGACGTCGAGAAGGCCGCCGGGGGCGCGGAGTTCGGGGGTGTCGGCCGGGGTGTCGATCACGATCACGACCTGCGGATCGGGCAGGGCGTCCGACGAGACGTTGTAGATGTAGCGCGGTGTCGCCGGATCGGATTCGGGTGCGAGGAAACGGAATCCGCGGCGGAGCGGGTAGCCCGGTACGTCGTGGACCTGGGCGGGCGACCGCGTGGTCGTCTGATAGCCGGTCACGAAACCACGCTGCTCGAGGCTTTCGGCGATGCACAGGGGCGCATACATCAGTTCCTCGTGGCCGATCACGACGACGGGGCGTCGTGGGTCGAGATGATCTGCGATCACGTCGGCGGCAGCCGCGGTCGCATGGTGGAAGGGCTCCGTATCGTTCCGTTCGAAACCGTGACGGCCACCGTCAGGTACCGCCTGCGGCCAGTCGAGGCCGAGCGTGGTGACGTCGGCGCGTTCCGGTGCGAGGGGGTTCAACGCGTCCGAGTCCAGCGCCCACACGTCGTCGAGCAGAGTGGGTGGGAGCGTGATCGAGCCGTACGCGAGCGCAACATAGGAGACCTCGACGCCGAGATCGGCTGCGGCCTTGGCGCATTCGGCACGGCGGTCCGGGGTTCGCATGTCGACGAGCGACGCGACGACGAATCGGGTACGCGGACGCGTCGCGAGGATCGTCTCGATCGCACCCAGTGCCGTGGTACCGGTGGAGATCTCGTCGTCGACGAGGATCAGCGTCTCTTCCGGTGTCGCGGGGTCGAGGAAGTCCGGGTCGCTTGGCGCGAGCAGGTGGGTCGTGGCGTGTGAGTGGCCTTCCTCGAAGGTCCCCGACACGACCACCCCGGGAAGCCGCCGGCGAGTCGAGTGCAGGTATCGGGACGCGGAGATCCGCTCGGCGACGCAGTGTCCGAGGCCGGTGGCGGTCTCGGCGAAGCCGAAGACGATGGCGTCGCGCGCGGCGTCGGCGCCGATCCGTTCGATGACGGCCGCACCGAGAGCGTCGGCCGCACCGCGCACGATGCTCGGCGGAGTGGGGATGTGCTTGCCGAGCACGGTGGAGACGAGTAGGTGCGCGCGCCGCTTGTTGTGTCGCAGGCCGAGGACGACCAGATCGCGGAGCGAGTGCCCGGCATCCCCGGTGCCGTCTGATGCCACGTGCACGCCGAAGCGCGTGGTGACCCAGTCCGGTTCCCGGTTGATCTGGTTGTGGCTCATCGTGTCACCGTTCACCGGACGGCCGGGCCGGGGGTGGCGAGGGCGGTCAGGAGATCGACGAAGCTCACGCCCTGACGGGTCACGCCGAACGCCGCGGCCCGGTCCATCACACGCAGCGCCCAATTCCGGTGTGGTTTCAGCTCGTTCATCTTGTTTCGATACGACGATGCCCGCACACCACCGGCTTCTCCGGCGAG harbors:
- a CDS encoding HAD family hydrolase encodes the protein MSVLVATDLDRTMIYSQAAMGDAQFAALDTVCVEIYRDAPLSYMTTTAVELLSRLADEVLVIPTTTRTPAQYERIALPGGPFRYAVASNGGRILVDGTDDPDWRRKIERVVSASGAGLDEVLTELRARVDDSWVRSLRIADDLFCYLVVEPAAQPDEFLPSWQDWCAARGWTASQQGRKIYATPRSVTKSAAIAEVRRRLVDDGTVPADAKLCAAGDGWLDTDLLSAADHAIRPRHGELELLGWSAPGLDVTAATGALAGVEILEWFHDRCSVRTASDRARPSARSVGTS
- a CDS encoding cysteine protease StiP family protein gives rise to the protein MTASTPPLQGPHFGSYAPEEVTWLLKDLSDIALEGDLHERERRIQSGKAHYAESLPIEYQPGREYQDLFHATLGSSAQRLAEAVGVVSELILAERHSSPTLVSLARAGTPVGILIRRWMQTVHGIEPQHYTISIVRDRGIDTVALDHIVASHPAESIVFVDGWTGKGAIQRELTAALAEYARLPERPLLHDELAVLADPGSCTTLFGTRDDFLIASACLNSTVSGLVSRTILNADHIGPGEFHGAKFYRDLAEFDVSGRLLDAVSAEFPAVADRVRAALAVMTPEERTPTWSGWRSVEQIQLDYGLSSINLVKPGVGETTRVLLRRVPWRILVRDDDLPEHRHIRLLAAERGVPVEVSPGLAYSCVGLIKEDA
- a CDS encoding phosphoribosyltransferase family protein; this encodes MSHNQINREPDWVTTRFGVHVASDGTGDAGHSLRDLVVLGLRHNKRRAHLLVSTVLGKHIPTPPSIVRGAADALGAAVIERIGADAARDAIVFGFAETATGLGHCVAERISASRYLHSTRRRLPGVVVSGTFEEGHSHATTHLLAPSDPDFLDPATPEETLILVDDEISTGTTALGAIETILATRPRTRFVVASLVDMRTPDRRAECAKAAADLGVEVSYVALAYGSITLPPTLLDDVWALDSDALNPLAPERADVTTLGLDWPQAVPDGGRHGFERNDTEPFHHATAAAADVIADHLDPRRPVVVIGHEELMYAPLCIAESLEQRGFVTGYQTTTRSPAQVHDVPGYPLRRGFRFLAPESDPATPRYIYNVSSDALPDPQVVIVIDTPADTPELRAPGGLLDVLTAAGHPVTLAVLPATDQAQLRAFREESAR